Below is a window of Candidatus Poribacteria bacterium DNA.
AAATAAATTACCAAATCTTCGCCGACTTTGGGTATAATAATATATAAAAGCCAATACGAAATGTCAAGGATTTTGGAAACTGTTCAGTTAAGTGAAAGGAAAAGGTGTGGAACAACCTATCTACGGATTAGCTGTTCGCGCGGTGACAAAACATTTTCACCGGAACAAGCGGACGAAAAATAAAATACATTTTCATCAGAAGATTCGCCAGATATTCAAGCCAGAGAAAGAGATTGTCCGTGCAGTTGACGACATCTCCTTGGAGGTGAACATCGGAGAGATCTATGGGATTCTTGGGGCAAACGGCTCTGGGAAATCGACCTTAATTCGTCTCATTTCAACGCTCCTTATTCCCGATGCTGGGAGTATTCACGTCTTTGGAGATGACGTTGTAACGGATAGCCTGAAAGTGAGACAAGTCATGAACCGTGTCTCCGTTGAAGCCTCCTTCTTCAAACGTCTCTCTTCAGCAGAAAACCTCATTTACGCCGCCCGTCTCTACGGTATTCCTGCGCCCGAAGCCGAGCGAAAGGCAAAGCAGATTTTGGAAAGACTCGGTTTCGACGCGAATCGGATGAACGAGGAAATGGAGCACCTATCGCGCGGCATGCAACAGAAAGTCGCTATTGCCCGTGCCCTACTCACGACTCCCATGCTCCTCCTGCTCGATGAACCCACGACTGGGCTTGATCCCAAATCCAAGCGCGATGTCCAAGCCTTTATTGAGGAGATCCGTCAAGAACGGAATGCCGTCATCGTACTAACAACACATGATATGGCAGAGGCTGAGAGGTTGTGTGACAAGATCGCAATTATTGACAAGGGAAAGTTTATCGCAGAGGGTACCGTTGCGGAACTCATCGCTAACGCACCCTCGCAGAACGGCGCCCCCGCAACATTGGAAGATGTCTTTATTGCCCTAACCGGCAAAGCGATTGAAGAGGAAGACTAAAACCGTGCTTAATCTCATCCGGGAGACTGTTGTCTCTTACGCCTTCATTGAACGCAACTTTAATCTTGTAAAACGCTATCTCAGTTGGGAAATCCTCTTTTTCAGTTACTCTATCGTTAACGCCCTAACAATTGGCTTGATTATGGTAGGACGCGGCAGCAGTGAGGATGTACTTTATCTCGTCATCGGCGCATTAATCTGGGGATTTCTCTCTGTTATGATGCGTGAGGTAAGCGACGCAATTACGTGGGAACGCTGGGAAGGCACGATCGAGTATACCTTTATGGCACCGATTTACCGCATCACACACTTAGTCGGTTCCTGTCTCTTTGCAATTATATACGGATTACTGCGGACAGGTTTAGTGCTGGCGATAATGCCATTCTTTTTTGGTGAACATATCAACTTGGGAAACGCGAATTGGTTGACGATGGCTCTGACTGTCCTCATCTCCAGTCTCTCTTTCATCGGTATCGGTCTGATGGCAGCAATTTTCCCTTTACTTTCACCAGAAAAAGGGCAAGCTGCAACCGGCATTATCCAATCTTTATTGCTCTTAGTCTCCGGTATCTACTATGAAATTGAGGTGTTACCAGAATGGCTGCAACCGATTTCCAAAATATCGCCTGCTACTTATACACTCAGATCAATTCGTGCGGCGATCCTTGATAATGCATCGGTTGAGAGCCAGGTGGGCAATTTATTATTGTTGTTCGTCATTGGCGTGCTGCTTATTCCGTTCGGATTTTGGATCTTCCATCTCGGTGAAAAGTATGCCAAACGCGTCGGTAGGCTTAAAAGAAGTGGGTAGATGCCTAATACCCACCCTATGCTTAACTCGGTTCAGAGCAACCTTGAATCCTGCTATAAGTGTTATCTGTAAGATTTTGTAGCGCAAACTGTTAGTTTGCGTCCTTAGAGTCCCAATTTGAAGCCACCCAGTCCCTTTTATAGTAGATTCTAAAAATAAGTTTACACTATAAGCGAAAACCCACGCCCCGCTGGCGAGGTTTTGCAGCGTACTCGCTCAAATGCGATGTGCATTCCAACCTCGCCACTGTAAAGTTAATTATGGGTTCCACTATAACTGTTAACTGATAACTATTAACACGGAGGAGTTAATGTCAGGATATTACAGATTTCCAACAATTTGTCAAGATACCATTGTTTTTGTATGTGAAGATGATTTATGGACAGTTTCAATCAACGGCGGTGTTGCCCGCCGTCTTACCTCGAATCTCGGTGCGGCGAGTTCTCCATGCTTATCACCAGATGGCGAACTGCTCGCTTTTTCGGGACGTGAAGAAGGCCCCTCAGAGGTCTATGTGATGCCAGCCCTCGGTGGCGAAGCGAAGCGGCTCACCTATCAAGGTAGCAACGCCGCCATCGTCAACTGGGATCCCCAAGGCAAACATATCCTCTATGCGAGCGGTGCCGGTTTGGCGTTCGATCCGTGGATATGGAAGATTTCACCAGAAGGCGGTGAACCGCAACGTCTCTCTTATGGTCCCGCCAATCACATTGACTTCGGCGATGCAGGCGGTGTGATCATCGGTCGATTGACACGGGAACCCGCACGCTGGAAACGTTATAGAGGCGGCACAGCCGGACAACTCTGGGTGGATATTGAAGGGGATGGACAGTTCCAACCGCTTTCACCTGTTGACAGCAATTTCACGACACCTATGTGGATTGGCGAGCGTCTCTATTTTATCTCTGACCACGAAGGCGTTGGGAATATCTATTCCTGCCTCCCAAACGGCGAGGACGTTCAGCGCCACACGCATCAGGATACCTACTACGCCCGTTCAGCGCAAACGGATGGAACTCACATCGTCTACCATGCCGGTGCAGACCTGTTTGTTTATAACATCGAAAACAACACTGATACTCGTGTTGATGTGGACTTCCGCAGCCCTCGCATTCAGAGACAACGAAAGTTCGTTAGTGCATCAAGATACTTGCGAGAGTACGCACTCATCCCAGACGGGCACGCATTGGCTTTGACAGTCCGAGGCAAACCTTTCACAATGGCGAATTGGGAAGGCGCAGCTCTCCAGCACGGCGAGCGGCGTGGCGCACGTTACCGCTTTACAAAGTGGCTCAACGACGGAAAACGTCTCGTTACTCTCTCCGATGTTGGTGGAGAAGAAGCACTTGAAATCCATACTCGCGATGGCAGCGCAGAGGTGGTTCGACTTGACGCACTTGACTTCGGACATGTCCGTTCTCTTGAAGTTTCTCCGCAAACGAAAGACGACAAAAACGACTGTTTGCTGCTAATCAACAACCGTTTTGAGCTGCTGCACATTGATCTCGAAACGCAGGAGATGCGGGTGCTTGATAAAAGTCACTATCAGAACATCCAAGGCGCAGTGTGGTCCCCTGATGGCGAATGGTGCGCCTATAGTTTTCCATCGACAGAAACCACGCGATCCATCAAACTCTGCAAAATCGAAACAGGTGAGACGTGGCTTGTTACCCAACCCGAATTCAGCGATTTCTCACCCGCATGGGATCCCGATGGAAAGTACCTCTATTTCCTCTCTTATCGCGAATTCAATCCAGTCTACGATGCGCTCCATTTTGATCTCGGTTTTCCTTCAGCGATGCGCCCCATGCTGATAACCTTACAGAAAACTTTAGGCAACCCGTTTGTGCCGGAACCGCGTCCGCTTGAAGAGGAGAAGGAAGATAAGAACAAGGATAACGAAAAAGAGCAAGGTGAAACATCCGACGAGAAGGATGAAAAGTCTGAGAAAGAGAGTAAACCCATCACCATAGATCTGGACGGAATTTCGCAACGCGTCGTCGCCTTTCCCTATCCGAGAGGGCATTATGGACAGATTGCTGGTATTGAGGGCAAAGCGGTTTTTACGTCCTATCCTTC
It encodes the following:
- a CDS encoding ABC transporter permease, producing MLNLIRETVVSYAFIERNFNLVKRYLSWEILFFSYSIVNALTIGLIMVGRGSSEDVLYLVIGALIWGFLSVMMREVSDAITWERWEGTIEYTFMAPIYRITHLVGSCLFAIIYGLLRTGLVLAIMPFFFGEHINLGNANWLTMALTVLISSLSFIGIGLMAAIFPLLSPEKGQAATGIIQSLLLLVSGIYYEIEVLPEWLQPISKISPATYTLRSIRAAILDNASVESQVGNLLLLFVIGVLLIPFGFWIFHLGEKYAKRVGRLKRSG
- a CDS encoding PDZ domain-containing protein, with translation MSGYYRFPTICQDTIVFVCEDDLWTVSINGGVARRLTSNLGAASSPCLSPDGELLAFSGREEGPSEVYVMPALGGEAKRLTYQGSNAAIVNWDPQGKHILYASGAGLAFDPWIWKISPEGGEPQRLSYGPANHIDFGDAGGVIIGRLTREPARWKRYRGGTAGQLWVDIEGDGQFQPLSPVDSNFTTPMWIGERLYFISDHEGVGNIYSCLPNGEDVQRHTHQDTYYARSAQTDGTHIVYHAGADLFVYNIENNTDTRVDVDFRSPRIQRQRKFVSASRYLREYALIPDGHALALTVRGKPFTMANWEGAALQHGERRGARYRFTKWLNDGKRLVTLSDVGGEEALEIHTRDGSAEVVRLDALDFGHVRSLEVSPQTKDDKNDCLLLINNRFELLHIDLETQEMRVLDKSHYQNIQGAVWSPDGEWCAYSFPSTETTRSIKLCKIETGETWLVTQPEFSDFSPAWDPDGKYLYFLSYREFNPVYDALHFDLGFPSAMRPMLITLQKTLGNPFVPEPRPLEEEKEDKNKDNEKEQGETSDEKDEKSEKESKPITIDLDGISQRVVAFPYPRGHYGQIAGIEGKAVFTSYPSREVSGPFDDGDNRARGTLHAYDFKEQKKETLVSGIDDFQISRDGKTLVYSSGSRLRVIKAGKKAEGDSKSGSRGSPSRQNGWIDLNRIKASVVPTAEWHQMYREAWRLQRDYFWTEDMSGVDWEQVYQRYLPLLDRIATRGEFSDLMWEMQGELGTSHAYEFGGDYRSSPNYAQGFLGADFVYDAENGGYRITHIPQGDAWEAAKDSALNAPGINVGKGDILLAIGGQSVSETVSPGELLVNLANQEVQATFQNAEDSEKRSVTLKVLRSERELRYREWVSRNRQYVHEKTDGKVGYVHIPDMSRRGYAEFHRGYLAEVSYPGLLVDVRYNGGGHVSQLLLEKLSRRRIGYDIPRWGAPHPYPDASVLGPMVAVTNENAGSDGDIFSHCFKLMELGLLIGKRTWGGVIGISPHQMFVDRGGTTQPEYSFWFVDVGWSVENYGTDPDIEVDYRPQDYTTEADPQLDRAIEELLRQMEENPPEVPDFGDRPRLTLPTLPKA
- a CDS encoding ABC transporter ATP-binding protein, with translation MEQPIYGLAVRAVTKHFHRNKRTKNKIHFHQKIRQIFKPEKEIVRAVDDISLEVNIGEIYGILGANGSGKSTLIRLISTLLIPDAGSIHVFGDDVVTDSLKVRQVMNRVSVEASFFKRLSSAENLIYAARLYGIPAPEAERKAKQILERLGFDANRMNEEMEHLSRGMQQKVAIARALLTTPMLLLLDEPTTGLDPKSKRDVQAFIEEIRQERNAVIVLTTHDMAEAERLCDKIAIIDKGKFIAEGTVAELIANAPSQNGAPATLEDVFIALTGKAIEEED